From the genome of Candidatus Nitrosocosmicus oleophilus, one region includes:
- the lysS gene encoding lysine--tRNA ligase produces the protein MSSSPENIIGKGTWIDKIAYTIIEREKKLGRSTANIKVESGLGASGIPHIGSMGDAVRAYGISLALKNLGYSSELIAFSDDLDGLRKVPAGLPKWLENHICKPVSTIPDPYGDCHDSYGQHMSSLLLEGLDSAGIKYTFRSGTQTYKSGILTEQTHKILLNSKLIGDKIAESTGQQKYLKFLPYFPICEKCSRLYVANSIDYLENERAVTYSCTGNTIGKKLIQGCGHSGQVKIDSGNGKLAWKVEFAARWQAFDIKFEAFGKDIMDSVRINDWISDEVLKFSHPLHAKYEMFLDKGGKKISKSAGNVLTPQMWLKYGSPESLLLLLYKRISGTRHVGIDDIPLLMDEYDLFEDIFYGKISEPNDSKRLKMNGVYEYINHLRPAADDSSSIHIPYRILIQQANLFNNQIQDSELLLNAIFDRLKKYRLVKAEDIKKKDLINKITLATSWVREFSDSTGGEGEAEGGRADEKVEMSSIQKEVISEIGNQLSSLASNVAKKRDNSKTPDEDLAQEVQTIIFNNAKGNNLQPKEIFKLLYKILINTEKGPRLGNYIVDLGIDNVVKVIEKRI, from the coding sequence ATGAGTAGTTCTCCTGAAAATATAATTGGCAAAGGAACCTGGATTGATAAGATTGCATACACAATAATTGAACGGGAAAAAAAACTCGGCAGGTCAACGGCAAACATCAAGGTTGAAAGTGGTTTAGGAGCATCCGGGATCCCTCATATTGGAAGCATGGGGGACGCTGTGAGAGCGTATGGGATTTCTTTGGCCTTGAAGAATCTCGGTTATTCATCAGAATTAATAGCATTCTCAGATGACCTAGATGGATTAAGGAAGGTACCGGCTGGGCTGCCCAAATGGCTGGAAAATCACATTTGTAAGCCAGTATCTACCATTCCCGACCCATATGGTGATTGCCATGACTCCTACGGACAACATATGAGTAGTTTGCTTTTAGAAGGGTTAGACTCGGCAGGAATAAAGTACACCTTTAGGAGCGGTACCCAAACTTACAAAAGTGGTATACTAACAGAGCAAACTCACAAAATTCTATTAAATAGCAAATTGATTGGAGACAAGATTGCAGAATCTACGGGTCAACAAAAATACCTCAAATTTCTACCTTATTTTCCTATTTGTGAAAAATGTAGCAGACTTTATGTCGCTAACTCAATTGACTATTTAGAAAATGAGAGAGCTGTGACATATTCATGTACCGGTAACACAATTGGAAAGAAATTAATTCAAGGGTGCGGACATTCCGGTCAAGTCAAAATTGACAGTGGAAATGGAAAATTAGCCTGGAAAGTTGAATTTGCAGCACGTTGGCAAGCCTTTGACATCAAATTCGAGGCCTTTGGCAAAGACATTATGGATTCTGTAAGAATTAATGATTGGATATCTGATGAAGTCTTGAAATTTAGTCATCCTTTGCACGCAAAGTATGAAATGTTTTTAGACAAAGGTGGTAAGAAAATAAGCAAATCCGCTGGAAATGTCTTGACTCCACAGATGTGGCTAAAGTACGGATCACCTGAATCTCTTTTATTATTGCTCTACAAAAGAATTTCAGGTACCAGACATGTTGGCATTGACGATATTCCTTTACTCATGGATGAGTACGATTTATTTGAAGATATTTTCTATGGAAAAATAAGTGAACCAAATGATAGCAAACGACTGAAAATGAATGGAGTTTACGAGTATATTAATCACCTTCGTCCAGCAGCAGACGATTCCTCGTCAATACACATACCCTATAGGATACTAATACAGCAGGCAAATCTGTTTAATAACCAAATCCAGGATTCAGAACTGCTGTTAAATGCTATATTTGATAGGCTCAAGAAATATAGGTTGGTAAAGGCAGAAGACATCAAGAAAAAGGATTTGATTAACAAAATAACTCTTGCTACAAGCTGGGTAAGAGAATTCAGTGACTCGACAGGAGGTGAAGGCGAAGCCGAAGGTGGTAGAGCCGATGAAAAAGTTGAAATGAGCAGTATTCAGAAAGAAGTAATATCCGAAATAGGAAATCAGTTATCTAGCTTGGCATCAAACGTAGCTAAAAAGAGAGATAATTCTAAAACTCCAGATGAAGATTTAGCCCAAGAAGTACAAACCATAATTTTCAATAATGCTAAAGGCAACAATCTTCAGCCCAAAGAGATATTCAAACTATTATATAAGATTTTGATAAACACAGAAAAGGGTCCAAGGCTTGGTAACTATATTGTGGACCTTGGAATAGATAATGTGGTAAAAGTGATAGAAAAGAGAATCTGA
- a CDS encoding DUF6659 family protein: MIKHDRLDYKTIYDFIMGLDPTIRFVGLIDDMGRLVYGGMRSGKISLESETESVKIYMEFALISKLHTDFDSKLGEVVYSLTVRRKIKMLSFPINGHIIRLSLEKEADHEKIVNAVLAYISEFDQKPTV, from the coding sequence TTGATAAAACATGATAGATTAGACTATAAGACCATTTATGATTTTATTATGGGATTAGACCCAACCATCAGATTTGTTGGATTGATAGATGATATGGGAAGATTGGTGTATGGTGGAATGAGATCTGGAAAAATTTCACTAGAATCTGAAACTGAATCTGTAAAAATTTACATGGAATTTGCCTTAATTTCAAAATTACATACCGATTTTGACTCTAAATTAGGGGAGGTAGTTTATTCTTTAACTGTCAGAAGAAAGATTAAAATGCTTTCTTTTCCAATCAATGGTCACATAATTAGACTATCACTAGAGAAAGAAGCAGATCACGAAAAAATAGTTAATGCCGTCCTTGCGTATATTAGTGAATTTGATCAAAAGCCAACTGTTTAG